The Mucilaginibacter sp. PAMB04168 genome contains the following window.
GATGAAACCGGAGGCCAGAGCGTGGTTAGTCGTTTTAATATAGAACAAAGCAACGGCACTATGCACTTAGTCACCCAAGTGTTAATTCCGAAGGATAAAGCGCTGTAGTGCTTACACTAAAAACTAAAGCAATGGCAGTCTCGTTTATTGTAGTATGAGAAAGTTGATAATAGCTTTGTTAATTACTGCAACGGCAGCCACGTTTGGTTGTGAAAATTCTGCGGGTCAAAATAGTCAACCTAAAGGTGCTAAAAGCAAAGCACCGGCTGAATGGAAGAAACTTTTAAATACCAATCAATACCATATAATGGTTGAAAAAGGCACTGAAGCGCCGTTTCATAATGCTTACTATAACAACCATGAAAAGGGTGTATATGTAAGTGCTGCAACCGGCGATGTCTTATTTTCATCAGACGATAAGTTCGAAAGCGGTACCGGATGGCCGAGCTTTACCAAACCCGTAAGTCAGGGCAAAGTAGCTATTATAGAAGACAACAGCTACGGCATGACCCGGTTAGAAGTGGTTGAAAAAAGCACAGGCCTACACCTAGGTCATGTTTTTGATGATGGTCCGGAAGACCGCGGTGGCAAAAGATACTGCATGAACTCTGGTGCTCTAAAATTCGTTAAAAAGCAATAGGGCGCTTGGCAGTACCTAAAGATGGTCTTAAGTAAGGGCGCTTTCTCATATTGCTTTCCAATTTCAAACCAACGGTAAGATCTATCCAATCGGCATTAACTAACCTTATTAGTTTTTCTTTTTGGGCGCGGGTGAAAGTACTCATGAATTTAAAGCGTTCCATAGCTTGCTCCTCGTTATTTATCTCTTCAAAATATACCAAACGGTTTAATTGCTGCGCCTTGTCAAAAAACAAAGTAGGCATATCACGATAAAACTGTAAGGTCTTCATCAAGTCAGAGCAAAGACCTACGTGTAGATTAGTACGATTTCTGTCTGTGATGATATAAATGTAGTTCTTCATCTGATAATAAATTTTGCTGAATGAAATATTGTTACTAATTTTATGAGCATAAATTTACTAACAAATTTAGTAATTCCAAATTTTATGTCAATTATTTCAGCAAATATTAAATTTCTCAGAAAGAAGAAAGGCCTTACACAACAGCAGTTTGCTGATGAAATAGGTATAAAAAGATCATTAGTGGGCGCTTATGAAGAAGATCGTGCAGATCCTAAATATGATTTACTAAAAAAAATAGCATCTTATTTTGAAATTAGTATTGATGACTTTATAAACGAAACCATTAACGAAAAATGGGCACCTAAACCAAAAGGCAATCCGGCCAATCTTCGTATTTTAAGTATATCAGTTGACAAGGAAGACAATGAAAATATAGAAATGGTGCCGGTTAAAGCAAGCGCCGGTTACCTAAATGGTTATGCAGATCCCGAGTACGTAGCAGCACTGCCAAAATTCTACTTACCCATGTTTAAGCAGGGAACTTTCAGGGCGTTTGAGATAAAAGGCGATTCTATGCTACCCCTGCCTTCGGGCTCTGTTATTATAGGCGAGTATGTAGAAAACTGGGCCGATGTAAAAGCAGGCGAAACTTATGTGATACTTTCAAAAACAGAAGGTGTAGTATATAAACGTGTTGGTAACAAATACCGGGATAATAAGAAACTAAAATTACTTTCCGACAATCCGGTTTATGAACCCTATGAAATTAACGGTGAGGATATACTGGAAATTTGGAAAGCCAAAGCTTATTTATCCACTCAACTCCCTACACCAACACCGGAACCGAGCATTGAAAACTTAACAAGCATGATGGCCGAGATGCAGAAATCGATCTCCCGTTTACAAAGCAACAATTAAGTTACAAGCTTGATTTTAAACCTATAGCGAATATCTTTATCAAAAACTAAACAAACTTAAAAAAATGAAAAAGATCTTATTAGTGTGCTGCTTCGTTTTAGGAATCAGTGCAGTTAGCTTCGCCCAAGGCGGTGGTGGCGGCAGAATGGGAAGAAGCCCTGAAGAACAGGCTAAAAGTTTACAAACACAATTGAAGCTTACAGATGACCAGACCGCAAAAGTGTTGGCTATTTACCAAACGCAGCGTAAAGCTATGGATAGCCTGAGAACAGCAAGCAATGGCGACTTTCAATCTATGCGTACCGCAATGGGACCAATGATGGAAGCCAACAACACCAAAATTAAGGCTATTTTGACTACAGAGCAGAAAGAAGCCTATGATAAAATGCTTGCCGAAAGAATGAACAGACAACGTCAGGGCGGCGGCCAAGGCGGTGGCGGCGGCACCCCTCCTCCAACACAAAAATAAAACAATAGAGAAGCGGCAATAAGTCGCTTTTTTTATTTTAGCAAAAATTTAATTTATTGACGCCGTATCAATTCATACAAAATAAGTTGGCAGACCGTGCTTTGGCGGACAGTTTGCGGCAGCTACGCTTACCAAGCGATGCAATTGATTTTTATTCAAATGATTATCTTGGCTTTGCCAGATCCAAAGAGCTAACCGAATTGATAGAAGATGAGGTTTCAAGACATCTTCCTGTTTTAAACGGCTCTACCGGATCACGCCTATTGGCAGGCAACACGGCGTATGCAGAAAATTTAGAAAATACTATAGCGCATTACCATAAAGCAGAAGCGGCTCTATTTTTCAATTCCGGGTACGATGCCAATTTGGGTATATTATCAAGCCTGCCTCAACGCGGAGACACTGTAATACACGACGAGCTTGCACACGCATCTATAATAGACGGTATCAGGCTAAGCCATGCCAATCGCTATAGCTTCAATCATAACAATCTTGAAGGTTTGGCAGGAAAGCTTAAAAGTGCAAAAGGAATATGTTATGTTGTGGTAGAAAGCGTCTACTCCATGGATGGCGACTTAGCGCCTTTAGCAGACATAGTAACGTTATGTAAGGCACACAACGCCTCATTAATAGTAGATGAGGCACACGCTCTCGGCGTTTTTGATAAGGGACTTGTTAACCAAATGAATCTGCAAGATGATGTCTTTGCGCGTGTAGTCACATTTGGAAAAGCTTTAGGCACTCATGGAGCAGTAGTACTAGGCACTAGTGTGTTGCGCAATTATTTAATTAACTTTGCCAGGTCGTTTATCTACACAACGGCTGCTCCTTTCCATCAGTTAGCCTCTGTAAAGGCAGGATATAAATTGCTGGAAGGATCGCAAAAAACCATTGCCCAACTTAAACAAAACATTTCAACTTACGCTGAGATGATGGTTGAAGCCGGTTATGTTTCTAATACCAGCGCCATCCAGACAGTAAAAGTTGGAGGCAATGAAATGACAAAAGCTTTTGCAGACAAGCTCCAAAAAGCCGGGCTAGATGTTAGGCCTATTCTAAGTCCAACTGTGCCGGCTGGCACCGAAAGGTTAAGAATATGCCTGCACGCATTCAATAAAACTGATGAGATCGAACAACTAGTTGCATCTATTAAGACATTACGCTGATCATGGAAAGAAAACCTTTATTTATAACCGGTATTGGAACTGATGTAGGTAAAACTATAGTTTCGGCTATATTAGTAGAAAAGCTCAAAGCCGACTACTGGAAACCAGTACAATCAGGCGATCTCAATAATAGTGATACCATGAAGGTGCAAAGTTTTGTTTCAAATACAATCTCAAAATTCCACCCTGAAGCCTACAAGCTAACCCAACCTTATTCGCCACATAAATCTGCAAGCATAGATGGTGTTGTAATTGATATATATAAATTCCAACTTCCCGAAACAACCAATCAGCTAATTATAGAAGGAGCTGGTGGCTTAATGGTTCCTCTCAACAATGAGCATTATGTTGTGGACCTGATCGAAAAGTTTGGTGCCGAAGTTGTTCTGGTGGTGAAACACTACCTCGGTAGTATCAACCATACGTTACTCTCGTTGGAGTTGTTGAAGCAAAAAAAAATCAAAGTCAGGGCTTTGATTTTTAATGGAGAAGAAGATGAATATTCGGAAAGTATTATTAAGCTATCACTAAATGTACCGGCTTATAGAGTTAGCTTTCTTAATGTAATTGATCAAGAAAGCGTACAATATGCTGGTAATCATATTGAATTGTAGTAGGTAATAAGCTTAGTCAAATCTGTGTCTTTCTTTAAATTTAAATTGTTCTCTTTAATATATGCTTCAAGTAAATCTTTCTTGTCTGGTAAGGCAAGAAGCACACTTTTTTTGTCGTTTTTTATCTGTATAGTTGCAGTTGATGTAACGATGTAGTATCTTACGTTTTCGACAAAAGTTTTGGTAATTGTTGCAGAACCATACATTTTGTTCTCCGCAACTTTTTTAAATACCTTTTTTAACAACTGCGCCTTGCCTTCGGCCAAAACTTCAAAATAAGCATCAAATGAGAAGTCAGGTATGCCGTTGTAACCGTTTTTAAAATGCGCCGGAGAAGTCACGTCTTTGCCAACATTAAACGTAAATTCTCTAACTGGCTTAGTAAATGACATCGTTTCTCCATTTTGAGCCTTGAAATATAGTTTGTCTTCGACAATATCAAACTTTAAATCCACGTCTTTTATTACAGACTTATCGCTCAAAGTTATTACAGCAGGATGCCAACCTTCTTTGAAATAGTATGGCGAACCTTCTACCTCCACGTAACTGTTAGGCTTAACCGGGTTTCCGAAAACATCCGCAAGTACTTGACTGTGGGCAGTTAGAGTCTGTAACATGCCAGCGAACATTAACGCTATTAACAATTTAGCTTTTCTTGTGATCATATCAACACATTATTTTCACTAATATACAATTTATGAAAACAAAAAAGGCCTCACAATGGAGGCCTTTTTGTATAACACGCTTAATTAGTAACCCGGGTTATTTGGTAAGATATTAGGATTAGCGAACACCTCTGGTTGAGGTATTGGCAACCTGTAATTTCTATCTGTCGGGTTAAGAGTTTTAGGAATTGTTGGTTCTGTTAAGTCCCTGTTGTCACGCACGATTGGAAGATTTTTTCTTTTCAAATCGAAGTAACGATGGCCTTCAGCAAACAGTTCTTTAAACCGCTCCGTCAAAATCGTAGATTCTGCATCTGCCTGACTTGCAAAAGCAATATTGGTATAGCCAGTTATACGTGCAGCTCTCAAAGTGTTTAAATCGCTAGCAGAGCTGGTAAGATTATTTTTCTGTTCGTAAGCTTCCGCCCTAATCAAGTACATTTCACCTGTTCTAAACACTTTAGTGTTGTTGAACTTATTACTGGTACCTGAACCAGCATATTTGTTAACCAACCATTGCTCCCTAGTTGCAGGAAGTGTTAAGTCTTGCTTAATGTAAGCATTATACCTTACGTCATTGGTTTTATCAAACAGATCAATAAGTTTAAATGACGGTGAATAAAACACATCGTTATTTGTATCACGATACAGTAAACCGATATAAGAAGTATTGCTTGTACGCTTAATCGTGAATACAACCTCGGCTTGTGACGCATCAGTCCAGATTGAAGGAAACTGTGTACGTGTAGCTAATGGAGAGGCGGCTATAACCTCAGAAGAGTAAGTTATAGCGTCATCCCAATTTTTTTCATATAACGCTACTCGGGCTTGAGTAGCGCTTACAGCTAAACGAGTCATCCGGGTGTTATCGGTAAAAGTAGTAGGAATTAAACCTTTTGCTGCAGTTAAGTCTGTTTTCACAGCAGCTACAACCTCAGCAAAAGTATTCCTTTTAGGTTGGCCGAGCACATCAGATTTAGTGATTACAGGCACACCCAATGCTGTAGCATCGTAATTGGCAGCGTAATTTCTCAACAACTCAAAATGACAAAAGCCTCTTAGAGCATACAGTTCACCTTTTTGTCTGTCAATAGTTACTTTATCACCTGGAACGTTATCAATGGCCTCTAAAACACGATTTACACGATCTATAACTAGATATAAGTTAAACCAAGCTGCTGTGGCGTTACCAGAAGTTCCATCAAACTGCCATCTCTGTTCTGAATAAAAGTTACGGGGACCATTGTCCAGAGCTGATCTTACCTCATCAGTTAGTACCGAGTTAACAAGAATTGAGTTATCGTAGCTTAAAGCAGCGTAAGCACCTACAATACCAGATTCTATATTAGCACTGGTTAGATAAGCATTTGCTGAAGTAATGTTATCAGATGGCAACAAGTCAATATTTTTCTTGCAACCAACTGTAGTTGTTATAAGACCTGCTATAAACAGGGCTTTTAAATACTTTGTTGAATATGTCATTTTCGTTATTATTATAAGTTAACACTTAAACCAAAAGTATAAGTTCTAGGTGTTGGGTACTCGAAAGACGCCAAGTTGTTGCTGTCTTCAGGATCGAAACCAGTCCACTTTGTCCAAGTATAAAGGTTTTGCGCTTGTGCAAATATTCTTATGCCAGAGATGTACTTCAATTTTTGAACTATACTTTTTGGAAGTGCATAGCTCAAATTCAAGTTTCTGAAACGAACAAAAGAAGCATCTTGAACATCAGACGAATTAAATTGTCTTTGTGAACCTGGGCGACCAATATTGGTAATTTGGCCAGGCGCAGTCCATACTGTACTTACCTCACTTGTCATACCATAAGACTGTATGTTAGTAGGGTTGTTTAAGAAGAACGATTGGTTATTAAAACGCGCAAACTGTTGTGCGTAGCTAAATAACGTGGTTAAGTATAAACCTTTATAGTTAGCATTTAAGCCAAAACCACCTTGGTAAGGCGCATAAAAAGTGCCGAACTCTGCAACACTCTGAGTAGTAGCGTTATAAGTAGTTGTTGTGCTACCATCACGGTTGTAATATAGGTAGTTACCTGTTTGAGGATCAACACCAGCCGATTTTGGAATGTAGTGTGATCCTAATGGAAGACCTACTCGGATAATAGATGTACCTGATTCAAACTGATTCACTTGACCTAAGTCAGTAATACGGTTTTTGTTGTAGGCAAAGTTAGAGAACAAAGAGACAGTCCAGTCGTTGCTTTTAATAACATCACCCTCAACTTGAAACTCGATACCTTTGTTTTTCATCTTACCAGCATTTGTTGACACAGAACCAAAACCTGAAGTGGCAGAAAGCTGCTGCTGAACAAACAGATTGTAGGTGTCTTTATTATAAACGTCAACAGTGGTTCTTACTCTGTTTTTCAGGAAGCTAAAATCAAAGCCAATATTGGTTTGTTTGGTAAACTCCCAGTTGTAAGCAGGATTGCCTGGCGTGCTTGGAGCAATACCAGCTGTGCCAGCATAAGAAGTGGTACCATACAAAGCCAGGAAGCCAAAGTTACCAGCAGTACCGGTTGTACCGAAAGGCGTAGCTGTGGTACCATAACTTGCACGGAAACGTAGAACATCAATCCACTTTACATCTTCTAAGAAGCTTTCTTTTTTGGCATTCCAGTTACCACTAATTGAATAAAAACTGTGATACCTGTTTATCGCTGGAACTTGGGACGAGCCGTCACGACGATAGGAAACCTGCAAAGTGTACTTATCATTATAAGTGTCCTTGAATATACCAATGATCGAATTGATACCATTTTGTGTCTTGCCACCGCCAACAGTAGGAATTAAGTTATTGGTATTGTTACCTGCCGTGATGCCAGCTGGTGTGTTCAGCAATGATGGGTTGATACCATAACCGGTATAGTTAAATGATAACAGTCGGTTTCTGATCGTTTCAAATAATGCAGTACCAAATACCTCGTGTTTACCAAAAGTATTGATATACTGGAAACCAGATGTCTGTATTAACTGTAAGTTTCTTGAATTACCAGTGCTATATGAACCTTGGCCACCATTTGTGGTTTGTGAACCTTGTAAAGTTAAAGGATATACACCTGATTCATTCACTGTCTCACGGAAGTCTACACCCAACGTGGTTTTAGCCGAAAATCCTTTAAAGAATTCATATGAAAGGTTTAAACCAATAGTTTCTTTAAGTTGATTGTTTTTAAGAAAAGTATTGTCAATGCGTGACAAAGCATTCGAACCTAAACGGCTATCAAATAATGGAAAGTTCAAACTTGAAGCCGGCTGACCTGTCCATGTTGACGTTATTACATTACCATTTGCGCCGTAAGGATTCTCGTAAGGTAAACCTAAATAGGCCGCAGCAAACGGATTTGCTAACGTTATTGAACCTTCAGACTCAATAAAATTAGATTTAGACCAACCTATACCTGATTGTAAGCCTAATTTAAATTTACCAGCTGTGTGATCCAAGTTGAAACGCAAATTGTAACGATCTAATTTAGACCTAATGGCAACACCTTCTTGTGAATAATATGAAAGTGCAGTATAAAATCTGGTATTCTCATTACCGCCATTAGCACTCACCTGATGACTTTGAAAGCTACCTGTACGGAAAAACAAATCATCCCACTTTGTATTGATATTGTTCAAAGAATCCAGGAAACGCGCCTTTTGAGCTGCTGTTAAGGTTGATGTAACACCAGCAATACTTACCCTAACATCGGCAGTATTATCTGGAGACAAAGTGTAGCCTGGACCACTCTTAAGCGTACGCTGTAATGCAAGTTGCTCTTGGCTACTCAACATGTCAAACTTTGTACTGCTTCTTTGTGAAAAACCGCCTTGCACGTCATAAGTAAACTGAGTTTTGCCAGCTTTACCCCTTTTGGTTGTTATAACCAATACACCATTTGCACCCCTAGATCCATAAACGGACGTGGCAGCAGCATCTTTCAAAACGTCAACACTCTCAAAATCGTTGGGATTCAGTGTTGAAAATACGCTTGATTCTACCGGTATACCGTCAATGATATATAAAGGTGTTATGCTACCGCTAATAGACGTCTGACCACGGATGTACACGTTAGCTACAGCTCCCGGCTGACCAGTACCTGCTAAAACAGATAAGCCCGGAACACGGCCTTGTAAAATTTGATCAAAAGACCCAATTGGAACGTCGTTAATCTTGTCAGAACTAACTTTTGTTGTAGCACTTGTAGATCTCTCTCTTGATGTTGCACTGTATGAACCATTCACAACAACTTCGTTCATCTGACGAATATCGCCCACTAGAACTACATTGATCGATGTGCGGTTACCGATTGCTATAGTTTGCGGTGAATAACCAACATAAGCAACAATTAGGTTAGAAGCACCTGTAGGAACGTCAATGGAAAAGTTTCCGTTTGCGTCAGATTGAGTGCCTAAAGTGGAATTAGAGACTTTGATACTAGCACCAATAATGGGTAAACCATCATCACTACTAGTTACCTTACCTGTAATTTTCCTGGTTTGAGCCAATGCAGATTCAACCACGCATACGGCCAAAACAAGAAGAATAAGTAAAATTTTCTTCATTTGTTAATTGTTTGAGTTAATAAAATAGTTTTCAGGAGTGAAAATTATAAATAATTTTCAATAAACACCAAGAAATTGAAACATTTTTCGCTACTAAGCCTCACTTTGTTAAAAATGTCAAAAAAAACCCCTTTCTGGCAACAAAATAATAGCGGCTGTGCGAAAGCACTTACACTTTATTAAAATTTGATTAAACATTCGGTAACAAAAAAAGGGATAGCTGGCACTTAAGCCAACTACCCCTCTTTAATTTCAAAGAAAATTTACAAGCTTACATACGTTCTGGCACCTCAATTCCTAACAAACGCATGCCTTGTGCAATAACATTGGCAGTTGATGCAGATAATTGTGAACGGAAACGCTTCAACTCTTCTGTTTCTGCCTGAAGAATCGACTTTTCGTGATAGAATTTGTTATAAGCTTTAGCAAGCTCATATATATAGTTGGCTATAGCGGCCGGATTAAAGTCTTTCGCTGCCTGCGTTACTGTTTCCTGATATTGCGATAAGGTTATAACCAAATCGCGCTCTACCGGATCGAGCGTTTTTATACTTGCTGTAGAACCGATATCTCCTACCCTACTTAAAACAGACTTGATACGGGCGTGAGTATACTGAATAAACGGCCCAGTATGGCCTTGAAAATCTACGGATTCGTTCGGATCGAACAGCAAACGCTTACGTGGATCGACCTTTAAAAGGAAATATTTAAGGGCCCCCATACCTATAATATAATATAAGTGCTGTTTGTCAGCATCGCTTAAGCCTTCTGTTTTGCCTAAAGCCTCGGTTTGTTCTTTAGCGGTAGCCTCCATTTCGGCGATAAGATCATCGGCGTCGACTACTGTACCTTCTCGCGATTTCATCTTGCCCGATGGCAAATCGACCATACCGTAGGACAGGTGAAATAATCCTTTAGCCCATGTTTTACCCAGCTTTTGTAAAATAAGGAAGAGCACCTTAAAGTGGTAGTCTTGTTCGTTGCCCACCACGTATATCGATTCATCCATCCCAAAATCATTGTATTTAAGCTGTGCGGTGCCTAAATCTTGTGTGATATATACCGATGTTCCGTCGGCACGCAAAACAAGCTTTTGATCGAGGCCTTCTTCAGTCAGGTCGATCCAAACAGAGCCGTCCTCTTTTTTGAAGAAAACACCCCTTGTAAGGCCTTCTTCAATAATATCCTTACCTAATAAATAGGTATTCGACTCGTAGTAGTATTTGTCAAAATCTACACCCAGCTTTTTATATGTAGTAGCAAAGCCTTCGTAAACCCATCCGTTCATCGTTTTCCAAAGGCCTATCACATCTTCATCGCCTCCCTCCCATTTTTGTAGCATCTGCTGCGCTTGCAACATGAGTGGCGCTTCTTTTTTCGCCTCTTCCTCGGTTTTGCCGTTAATCTTTAGCTGATCTATTTGCTTTTTATACTCCTTGTCGAAAATAACATAATACTTACCCACCAAGTGGTCGCCTTTCAAGCCGGATGATTGTGGTGTTTCCCCATCACCAAACATTTGCCAGGCCAGCATAGATTTGCATATATGGATACCCCTGTCATTAACAAGGTTCGTTTTAATTACCTCATAACCGGCAGCGTGTAAAATAGCCGCTACCGAATAGCCCAACAGGTTGTTACGCACATGGCCCAAATGCAGCGGCTTATTAGTATTCGGCGATGAGTACTCTACCATTACTTTTTTACCATTGCGGGCGGCTACGCCATACTCCTCTCTACATACTACATTATTATATATAGCCAGCCAGTAAACATCGGCGATTGAAATATTCAGAAACCCTTTTACTATATTAAAGCCAGCAACCTCAGGTAAGTTGGCTTGCAGGTATGCGCCAATGTCCTGACCAGTTTGCTCGGGCGATTTACGGGAAAACTTGGTAAAAGGAAATGTTACAATGGTTACCTGCCCTTCAAACTCTTTGCGGGTTTGCTGTAGGTTAACATCCTGTGCGGTTATATTTGTTTGATATAATTGCTCAACAGCTTTTATAGTAGCGTCAATGATAAAATCCATCCGGCAAAATTAATAAATTGACTTAACCTAACGCCATTAATTGAATTGATTAATAAATCAATAACTTTGAGTTCTTCTGTACTACTTTATGACATCATTCGCTGAACAGTTAAAATTAAACGTAAATTCTGAAATAGGCACCCTTAGAGCGCTCCTCATACACAGCCCGGATAGCGGCTTAGGTAAAGTTGTACCCTCAAAAGCGCAAGACTGGTTGTTTGAGGATATTGTGCATTTAGATACCATGCGCCGAAATGAGTATGACTATTATGTAAAACTGCTGCTTTACTTTTTAGACACCAACAAAATTAAAGGCAAATTACAAGGAATAGACGCACCACAGGCCCAACGCAACTTTTTCAAACCTGATCATTCGGCCTTTTATGCTTCTGATAAAGTTATCGAGATTCAAACCTTACTGGCCGACATTTTGCAAGATGATGTTATCCGCGAGAAGCTGACGGCATCGGTTTGTGCCATTGAAAGCTGCAATTACAGACTGCAGCAGCAGCTGTATAATACTCCACCTATTGAATTGGCTAAAATCTTCATTTCAGGCTCTCTGCATAAAGACCATATGATATTTGCGCCAATACCTAATCTGATCTTCTCTCGTGATATTGGCATAACCATTAATAATTATATCCTTATTAATAAGCCTGCTAAAAAAGCCCGCTCAAGGGAAACACTGCTTGCAAGGTATATCTTCTTTAATCACCCCATGTTTGCTGCTTACCGCGACAATATCTTGGAGATAACTGAACCTATACAAAACTTCTTACGCCCGGGCAAAGACCAGGAAGAAAAAACTACGCTTGAAGGCGGCGATGTAATGGTGGTAAGTAAAAACCATGTTATTATTGGCTGCAGCGAGCGTACGTCACTTAGCGGCGCATATGAAGCCATCAAATTGCTGTTTGATAATAAGGTGGTTAATAAAGTAACTGTATTGAAAATACCGCATAAGCGGGATTACATGCATATTGATACGGTTTTTACACAAGTAAAACGCAATGTTTGGGTTTTGTTAGGCTCGCTGGCTAAAGCAGATGCCGCTATTACCGCGTCTGATCCACTGAGTTGGTTTGGAGATAAAAAGCCGAAAGACAAGACCGAGATCGTACAATTTATATACGGAAAAGACAAGCCCCGGCATTTCAGCTGCATTGAGGAATTACTGGATGATGTTAGCCTGAATGATTTAAACAGTTTAGAACGCACCAGATTTATCTATTCGGGCAATAATAACTTCCCGTTTGATGCCCGTGAGCAGTGGACAGACTCGTGCAACCTGCTGGCTCTTAAAGAAGGTGTTGTTTTAGGATATGACCGCAACGATAAAACAGTTGAAGCTTTTAAAGATGCAGGTTTTAGCGTGGTAAAGGTTGCAGAACTTTTGCAGCAATTTGAAAACGGAGAACAATCTCCGGAGGGTTTGCAGAACACCTTAATTTTGATGCCATCATCAGAGCTATCGCGCGCAAGGGGTGGTTTTCATTGTATGAGTTTACCGTTGCTACGTGATGATATTATTTAGAAACCGACGTTGCATACTGTTATAGTGTTTCATCTTATTTCGCAAATCAAACACAAAACACATCGTAATGCCA
Protein-coding sequences here:
- a CDS encoding arginine deiminase family protein; protein product: MTSFAEQLKLNVNSEIGTLRALLIHSPDSGLGKVVPSKAQDWLFEDIVHLDTMRRNEYDYYVKLLLYFLDTNKIKGKLQGIDAPQAQRNFFKPDHSAFYASDKVIEIQTLLADILQDDVIREKLTASVCAIESCNYRLQQQLYNTPPIELAKIFISGSLHKDHMIFAPIPNLIFSRDIGITINNYILINKPAKKARSRETLLARYIFFNHPMFAAYRDNILEITEPIQNFLRPGKDQEEKTTLEGGDVMVVSKNHVIIGCSERTSLSGAYEAIKLLFDNKVVNKVTVLKIPHKRDYMHIDTVFTQVKRNVWVLLGSLAKADAAITASDPLSWFGDKKPKDKTEIVQFIYGKDKPRHFSCIEELLDDVSLNDLNSLERTRFIYSGNNNFPFDAREQWTDSCNLLALKEGVVLGYDRNDKTVEAFKDAGFSVVKVAELLQQFENGEQSPEGLQNTLILMPSSELSRARGGFHCMSLPLLRDDII
- the argS gene encoding arginine--tRNA ligase encodes the protein MDFIIDATIKAVEQLYQTNITAQDVNLQQTRKEFEGQVTIVTFPFTKFSRKSPEQTGQDIGAYLQANLPEVAGFNIVKGFLNISIADVYWLAIYNNVVCREEYGVAARNGKKVMVEYSSPNTNKPLHLGHVRNNLLGYSVAAILHAAGYEVIKTNLVNDRGIHICKSMLAWQMFGDGETPQSSGLKGDHLVGKYYVIFDKEYKKQIDQLKINGKTEEEAKKEAPLMLQAQQMLQKWEGGDEDVIGLWKTMNGWVYEGFATTYKKLGVDFDKYYYESNTYLLGKDIIEEGLTRGVFFKKEDGSVWIDLTEEGLDQKLVLRADGTSVYITQDLGTAQLKYNDFGMDESIYVVGNEQDYHFKVLFLILQKLGKTWAKGLFHLSYGMVDLPSGKMKSREGTVVDADDLIAEMEATAKEQTEALGKTEGLSDADKQHLYYIIGMGALKYFLLKVDPRKRLLFDPNESVDFQGHTGPFIQYTHARIKSVLSRVGDIGSTASIKTLDPVERDLVITLSQYQETVTQAAKDFNPAAIANYIYELAKAYNKFYHEKSILQAETEELKRFRSQLSASTANVIAQGMRLLGIEVPERM